GGACAGGAGCGGATCTGAATGGATGCACTGCTGCTTGGTGTCTACGCGCTGGCCGTCTGGCTGATCTTCTTCAAGTTCAAGTGGCTGCCGTGGAACACGACGTCGATGGTCATCGTATTCACGATTCCCGTGGTTGCGCTGCTGCTGCTGATCCTGACGCTCAATGTGGTGGCGCCGTCCACCCATGACGTACGCGTGGTCGGCAAGGTCCTGCAGGTTGTGCCGCAGGTTCGCGGCCGCATCGTCGAGCTGCCGGCCGAAGGCAACCGGCGCTACAGCAAGGGCGATGTCCTGCTGCGGATCGATCCGACTCCCTATCAGGCCGCGGTCAGGCAACTCGAAGGCAGGCTGCGGGCCGACGATGCCGCGCTGGCGGAAGCCGAGGCCTCGGCGCGCCAGCTCGGCGAATCGGTTCGCGGCGCGGCCGGCCGGGTCGGCACCGTGCAGGCCAGGCTGTCGCTTGCCCGCCAGCGCGTCAAGGAGCATGAGGCGCTGCTCGCGGCAGGCGCCGGTTCAAAGTTCGACCGGGAAGACGCGCTGGCCCGCCAGCGTGAACTGGAAGGCGAACTGGTCAGCGCGCAGGCCGCCGAGGACGAGGCCCGGCAGAAGTTGTCGGCCAGGAGCCAGGGCGAATTTGCCGCCATTGCCACGGCGCGCGCGAAGCGGGCGGAAACCGAGGTCATGCTGGAGAACGCCCGCTGGGAACTTGAGCAGACCGTCTACCGGGCGCCCTCCGATGGCACCGTCGTGAACCTGCAGGTACGGGTGGGCACCATGCTCGTGCCGTTCCCGTTCTCGCCCGCGTTCAGCTTTGTCGAGGATCAGCAGGAAGTCATTGCCTTTTACCGGCAGAACGAGCTTTACAACGTCAAGGCGGGCGACCTCGCCGAGCTCTATCTGCCGACACATCCGGGCGAGATCATCAAGGCGAAAGTCAACTCGGTCGTGTGGGCGCAATCGCAGGGCCAGATTGCTCAGGGCGGCATGATTCCCAACACCGGCGCCACCGATGCGGTGCCGAACCGCTTCGCGGTCAAGTTCGACCTGCGCGACGAATCCCGCGGGCGGATGCTTCCGGTCGGGGCAGTCGGGGCGGGCGCGATCTATACGAAGCATATGGAAGTGTTTCACATCATCCGCATGGTCTTCCTGCGCGTCAGTTCCAAGCTGAACTACCTGGTGTTCAAGCTTCACTAGGTTCACTGGATCCGAGGTTCGACAGAGATTCGATAGAAATTTGGTAAAGGGAAGTCCGTGTCGTCGTTTCAACCAATGAAGACCTTGCTGCTGGCGTTTCCGCTCGCCATGCTTTGCGGCTGCGCCCTGCAGGCACCGCCCGAGGGCGCGGACCTTCGGCGCCAGGCCGTGCCCGCGCTCGAAGGACACGCCACGTGGGCGAACGCGGCCACAGCCGGTGACGCCGCCAACGGCTGGCTTGCCACCTTCGACGATGCCGGACTGCAACGGCTGGTGCACGAGGCCATTGCGCACAACGGCGATCTCCGGCTGGCCGTGGTGCGCGTGCAGCAGGCGCAGGCGCTGGTCGCCATCCAGCGCAGCGGCCTGCTGCCGGACGCGGGCGTGAAGGGCAGGGCAGGCAATTCGGAAACGCAGATCCTGTCGATCGGCGCAAGCTGGGAAATCGACCTCTGGGGACGCATCCGCGCCCAGTCGCGCGCGGCGGAATCGCAGTACGC
This genomic window from Cupriavidus oxalaticus contains:
- a CDS encoding HlyD family secretion protein, with translation MDALLLGVYALAVWLIFFKFKWLPWNTTSMVIVFTIPVVALLLLILTLNVVAPSTHDVRVVGKVLQVVPQVRGRIVELPAEGNRRYSKGDVLLRIDPTPYQAAVRQLEGRLRADDAALAEAEASARQLGESVRGAAGRVGTVQARLSLARQRVKEHEALLAAGAGSKFDREDALARQRELEGELVSAQAAEDEARQKLSARSQGEFAAIATARAKRAETEVMLENARWELEQTVYRAPSDGTVVNLQVRVGTMLVPFPFSPAFSFVEDQQEVIAFYRQNELYNVKAGDLAELYLPTHPGEIIKAKVNSVVWAQSQGQIAQGGMIPNTGATDAVPNRFAVKFDLRDESRGRMLPVGAVGAGAIYTKHMEVFHIIRMVFLRVSSKLNYLVFKLH